One Nicotiana tomentosiformis chromosome 4, ASM39032v3, whole genome shotgun sequence genomic window carries:
- the LOC104120566 gene encoding WEB family protein At1g12150-like, producing the protein MFGFSIRTGRQNASGSPKSTGSPSSVGSPKTAGSTGSPRAEVGEIDTRAPFQSVRAAVSLFGEAGSSPKAKPTIKRSKTIEERVLEKESRLHLALRELDSFKEQIRSTETTKAHALRELEKAKRTLQELTGKLETLCESKQAAIEATEAAKARAIELEEQKSNKPPIGTDAWKQNVEAEREQYRTSSGELNSAKQELTNLRQDFDAALEAKLAAFQEAADAQHNAAINKERLGKLSKEVDTLRETLGQVKVASLQAQDEHEKLIADKEAHFHSLSTAKEEAEDKIRALKEDPDSQLVTENLLEKLEVTNEAIHVLQDQLNEVRALDLDSFNKANAELDATKKALNEIAEEESSLRTLVDSLQLEVERVKGDLSNLKKKAEEAESVVENLKMDLENSKKELEASISAKTQAEGDSNDLPSRIQQLNSEADQFLKEAEEMKKKAELLKQETKTAQETAKETEERLKVALKEAEEAKAAKKLADDKIHNNNEEHNLESNGKIRLSIEQFDEMKRKVEITKNDAEIKVKTALAQVESINANENEANKKLEAILKEKEDIEAATQEALKTAEMAEAAKLVVEGELQKWRQKEQEEEEIGESSNGNIEGT; encoded by the exons ATGTTTGGATTCAGTATAAGAACTGGGAGGCAAAATGCCTCAGGTTCTCCAAAATCCACAGGCTCTCCATCTTCTGTTGGTTCTCCAAAAACTGCAGGAAGCACAGGCTCCCCAAGAGCAGAGGTTGGAGAAATTGATACAAGAGCACCTTTTCAATCTGTAAGAGCAGCTGTTAGTTTGTTTGGAGAAGCTGGTTCTTCCCCTAAGGCTAAGCCTACCATTAAAAGATCAAAAACCATTGAAGAG AGGGTGCTAGAGAAGGAAAGTAGGCTTCACTTAGCCCTGAGAGAACTAGACAGTTTCAAAGAACAAATAAGAAGTACAGAGACAACAAAAGCTCATGCTCTCCGCGAACTCGAAAAGGCCAAAAGAACTCTCCAAGAACTCACTGGAAAGCTCGAAACTTTATGCGAATCGAAACAAGCAGCCATTGAGGCAACAGAAGCTGCAAAGGCCCGAGCCATCGAACTCGAAGAACAGAAATCAAACAAGCCACCAATTGGCACTGATGCTTGGAAACAGAATGTTGAAGCTGAAAGAGAACAATATCGAACATCTTCAGGCGAGCTAAATTCAGCAAAACAAGAGCTAACAAATCTTCGTCAGGATTTTGACGCGGCCCTGGAAGCGAAATTAGCTGCATTTCAAGAAGCTGCAGACGCGCAACATAACGCGGCCATCAACAAAGAGAGGCTAGGTAAACTCTCGAAAGAAGTTGATACGTTGCGCGAAACGTTAGGCCAAGTAAAAGTTGCATCTCTCCAAGCACAAGATGAGCATGAAAAACTTATTGCAGATAAAGAAGCTCACTTTCATTCCCTTAGTACTGCTAAAGAAGAAGCTGAAGACAAAATCAGGGCTCTCAAAGAGGACCCTGATTCTCAACTAGTAACCGAAAACCTCCTGGAAAAACTCGAGGTAACCAATGAGGCGATCCACGTCTTACAAGACCAACTAAATGAAGTCCGAGCCCTGGATTTGGACTCTTTTAATAAAGCAAATGCAGAGCTCGATGCTACAAAGAAGGCGTTGAACGAGATAGCAGAAGAGGAAAGTTCACTCCGAACGCTAGTTGATTCACTTCAACTAGAAGTAGAACGTGTAAAAGGCGACCTCAGTAACCTTAAAAAGAAAGCAGAGGAAGCAGAGTCCGtagttgaaaacttgaaaatgGATCTTGAAAATAGCAAGAAGGAACTTGAAGCAAGCATATCAGCTAAAACACAAGCAGAAGGAGATTCTAATGATTTACCTTCAAGAATTCAACAGTTGAATTCCGAGGCGGATCAATTTTTAAAGGAAGCAGAGGAGATGAAGAAGAAGGCAGAATTACTCAAACAAGAAACAAAAACAGCTCAAGAAACAGCTAAAGAAACAGAAGAAAGACTAAAAGTTGCATTAAAAGAAGCTGAAGAGGCAAAAGCAGCAAAGAAACTTGCAGATGATAAGATACACAATAATAATGAAGAACATAATTTAGAGTCTAATGGGAAGATAAGATTGTCAATTGAGCAATTCGACGAGATGAAACGAAAAGTGGAAATAACCAAGAATGATGCTGAAATAAAAGTTAAAACTGCATTGGCTCAAGTGGAGAGCATAAATGCCAATGAAAATGAGGCAAACAAGAAACTCGAGGCGATTTTAAAAGAGAAAGAAGATATTGAAGCTGCAACACAAGAAGCATTAAAGACAGCAGAAATGGCTGAAGCAGCCAAATTGGTAGTTGAAGGAGAACTGCAAAAATGGCGTCAAAAGGAACAAGAAGAGGAAGAAATTGGAGAATCATCTAATGGAAATATTGAAGGGACATGa
- the LOC104120568 gene encoding putative U-box domain-containing protein 50 produces MKGEYESNCKDESQSQQTNTNTLINEIEEEDEKFYYSTTSYMFEMDHNNGGLVRLNSTRSEGEMDQASLFSFDFNNKGGDIHDIVYVAVWNKNISQEESSMDALFWTLKHGVINPNSAIVFLILIFPQTKYIPTPLGMIPISQVNEEQKEKYMAQERSKRRQFLKKFVDICTAFKVKVDTILIESDMEGKAILDLIPICNIRKLILGTSKANIKKMMSRRGNGTAYQILQNAPEFCEVKIICEGKEIVELQMFESLSLRSNSIGSPKSSDGQSQNLDQESQNESNRCKGCFRAKVMP; encoded by the exons ATGAAGGGTGAATATGAGTCCAATTGCAAAGATGAGAGTCAAAGTCAACAAACTAACACAAACACTTTGATCAATGAGATtgaagaagaagatgagaaaTTTTATTATTCTACTACAAGTTATATGTTTGAAATGGATCATAATAATGGGGGTTTGGTCCGTTTGAACAGTACAAGAAGTGAAGGTGAAATGGATCAAGCCAGTTTGTTTTCCTTTGATTTTAATAATAAAGGAGGAGATATTCATGATATTGTTTATGTTGCTGTTTGGAACAAGAATATTAGCCAAGAAGAATCAAGTATGGACGCACTGTTTTGGACTCTCAAACATGGTGTAATCAATCCAAATTCTGCCATTGTTTTTCTTATTCTTATCTTCCCTCAAACCAAATATATCCCTACTCCTT TGGGAATGATTCCAATAAGCCAAGTGAATGAAGAGCAAAAGGAGAAGTACATGGCTCAAGAAAGAAGCAAGAGGAGGCAGTTCCTTAAAAAGTTTGTTGACATCTGCACTGCTTTCAAG GTTAAAGTGGATACAATTCTTATAGAGAGTGACATGGAAGGCAAAGCTATACTGGATCTTATTCCTATCTGCAACATAAGAAAGCTGATTCTTGGTACTTCTAAAGCCAATATCAA GAAAATGATGTCAAGAAGAGGTAATGGGACGGCTTATCAGATATTGCAAAATGCACCAGAGTTCTGTGAGGTTAAGATCATATGTGAAGGCAAGGAAATTGTAGAGCTACAGATGTTTGAATCTCTATCTCTCAGATCAAATTCCATTGGCAGCCCAAAGTCAAGTGATGGCCAAAGCCAAAATCTGGATCAAGAATCCCAAAATGAATCCAATAGATGTAAAGGATGTTTCAGAGCTAAGGTCATGCCTTAG
- the LOC104120567 gene encoding U-box domain-containing protein 35-like, which yields MNGKNGNNLVNEIEELEEEEKFYYSTSDLFEIDHGGEVEGSLFSFDFNNKGEHDIVYVVVGNNSSANTNKISLESSIDALFWTLKHGVINPNSAIVFLIHIFPQTKLIPTPLGMMPIHQVNEVQKESYMAQERSKRRQFLQKFVDICSASKVKVDTILIESDMEAKAILDLIPICNIRKLILGTSKANLKKMRSRRGNGTADQILQNAPEFCEVKIICEGKEIVELQMFESPSLRNSNGSATSIEGQIQKQNQEVQNESIGCGGCFGAKIMS from the exons ATGAATGGAAAAAATGGCAACAATTTGGTCaatgaaattgaagaattagaagaagaggagaaattttattattctACAAGTGATTTATTTGAAATAGATCATGGAGGTGAAGTGGAAGGCAGTTTGTTTTCCTTTGACTTCAACAATAAAGGAGAGCATGATATTGTTTATGTTGTTGTTGGGAATAACAGTTCTGCTAACACAAACAAGATTAGCCTGGAGTCGAGCATTGATGCATTGTTTTGGACTCTCAAACATGGTGTAATCAATCCAAATTCTGCCATTGTTTTCCTCATTCATATCTTTCCTCAAACCAAGCTCATCCCTACTCCTT TGGGAATGATGCCAATACACCAAGTGAATGAAGTGCAGAAGGAAAGCTATATGGCTcaagaaagaagcaagagaaggCAGTTTCTCCAAAAGTTTGTTGACATCTGCTCTGCTTCCAAG GTTAAAGTGGACACTATACTAATTGAGAGTGACATGGAAGCCAAAGCTATACTGGACCTCATTCCCATCTGCAATATAAGAAAGCTGATTCTTGGTACTTCTAAAGCTAATCTCAA GAAAATGAGATCAAGAAGAGGTAACGGAACGGCTGATCAGATATTACAAAATGCACCAGAGTTCTGTGAGGTTAAGATCATATGTGAAGGCAAGGAAATTGTAGAGCTACAGATGTTTGAATCTCCTTCTCTCCGGAACTCCAATGGCAGCGCAACGTCCATTGAAGGCCAAATCCAGAAACAGAATCAAGAAGTCCAGAATGAATCCATTGGATGTGGAGGATGTTTTGGAGCCAAGATCATGTCTTAG
- the LOC104120569 gene encoding serine/threonine-protein kinase D6PKL2-like, which yields MASNFGARPPLEPKEKPVSARQTAETNDSSSFLAQVSKMNELSLVLSDKLPESGKITTHDVDGAMNDKKSANYNQKGSNDLSIDKSKGAPTDILNVLTPARHEANGTRSSLESSADQEKKTSEQTSGKNSSGSAKVSDGTSSLAKTSDRADFVESGKSSMCRGSSSTDVSDESSFSSFSSSINKPHKTNDLRWEAIQAVRSKDGSLGLSHFRLLKRLGCGDIGSVYLAELSGTKCYFAMKVMDKASLAGRKKLLRAQTEREILQSLDHPFLPSLYSHFETDKFSCLVMEFCPGGDLHSLRQRQPGKHFSEQAVKFYVAEVLLALEYLHMLGIIYRDLKPENILVREDGHIMLSDFDLSLCCAFSPTLVKTSSLDSDPLRKNSGYCVQPACIEPSCIQPSCVVPTTCFSRRLFSSKSKKDRKPKNDIGNQVRPLPELMAEPTAARSMSFVGTHEYLAPEIIKGEGHGSAVDWWTFGIFLYELLFGKTPFKGSGNRATLFNVVGQPLRFPESPVVSFAARDLIRGLLIKEPQNRLAYKRGATEIKQHPFFEGVNWALIRCATPPDVPKPVEFERLPIPAASTNHKTALAAVPPSQKGSDNYLEFDFF from the exons ATGGCTTCAAATTTTGGTGCTAGACCTCCCCTTGAACCAAAAGAAAAACCTGTTTCGGCTCGACAAACAGCAGAAACaaatgattctagctcatttctTGCACAGGTGTCAAAAATGAACGAACTTAGCCTTGTTCTTTCTGATAAATTGCCAGAATCTGGTAAGATTACAACACATGATGTGGATGGGGCCATGAATGATAAAAAGTCAGCTAACTATAATCAAAAGGGGTCCAATGATCTGTCAATTGATAAATCTAAAGGTGCTCCCACTGATATTCTGAATGTGTTGACACCTGCGCGACATGAAGCAAATGGAACTAGAAGCTCACTTGAATCTTCTGCTGatcaagaaaagaaaacatctgAGCAAACTAGTGGAAAGAACAGTTCAGGTTCTGCTAAAGTCAGCGATGGTACTAGTAGTCTAGCCAAAACTAGTGATCGTGCTGATTTTGTTGAGAGTGGAAAGAGCAGCATGTGTAGAGGAAGCAGCAGCACTGATGTGAGTGACGAAAGCAGCTTTAGCAGTTTTAGCAGCAGTATAAACAAACCCCACAAAACAAATGACTTGAGATGGGAAGCTATCCAAGCTGTCCGATCTAAAGATGGTAGCTTAGGTTTGAGCCATTTCAGACTGCTCAAAAGGTTGGGTTGTGGAGATATTGGGAGCGTTTACTTGGCTGAACTGAGTGGAACCAAGTGTTACTTTGCTATGAAAGTCATGGATAAAGCATCTCTTGCCGGCCGCAAGAAGCTTCTTCGTGCTCAGACAGAAAGAGAAATTTTACAATCCCTCGACCATCCTTTTCTTCCGTCTCTCTACAGCCACTTTGAGACtgacaaattttcatgcttggtCATGGAATTCTGCCCCGGAGGGGATCTACATAGTCTTAGGCAGAGACAGCCGGGGAAACATTTTTCTGAACAAGCAGTGAA ATTTTATGTTGCTGAGGTCCTTCTAGCTCTAGAATATCTCCATATGCTTGGGATTATCTACCGTGACCTTAAGCCAGAAAACATCCTTGTTAGAGAAGATGGACATATAATGCTTTCAGACTTTGACCTGTCACTTTGTTGTGCTTTTAGCCCAACGCTGGTCAAGACATCATCCCTGGATTCGGATCCTCTGAGGAAGAACTCTGGTTACTGTGTCCAGCCGGCGTGCATTGAACCTTCCTGCATTCAACCATCATGTGTTGTTCCTACAACATGCTTCTCTCGTCGCCTCTTTTCCAGTAAATCCAAGAAGGATCGGAAACCCAAAAATGATATCGGCAACCAAGTTAGGCCCTTACCAGAACTTATGGCAGAACCTACTGCCGCTCGCTCTATGTCATTTGTGGGAACTCATGAATACTTGGCACCAGAGATTATCAAAGGCGAAGGTCATGGAAGTGCAGTGGATTGGTGGACTTTTGGGATCTTTCTCTATGAGCTCTTGTTTGGTAAAACTCCATTTAAAGGATCTGGTAACCGAGCTACATTATTCAATGTAGTGGGGCAACCTCTTAGATTTCCAGAATCGCCAGTTGTTAGTTTTGCAGCAAGAGATCTGATTAGGGGTTTACTCATAAAAGAACCACAGAACAGATTAGCATACAAAAGAGGGGCAACTGAGATAAAACAACACCCTTTCTTCGAAGGGGTTAATTGGGCACTAATACGCTGTGCTACCCCTCCCGATGTCCCTAAACCTGTTGAATTTGAGAGACTACCAATTCCAGCAGCATCTACAAATCATAAGACTGCTCTTGCAGCAGTGCCTCCCAGCCAAAAGGGTTCTGATAACTACCTCGAATTTGATTTCTTCTAG